From Lycium ferocissimum isolate CSIRO_LF1 chromosome 12, AGI_CSIRO_Lferr_CH_V1, whole genome shotgun sequence, one genomic window encodes:
- the LOC132040594 gene encoding uncharacterized protein LOC132040594 gives MKKLPFFLLLILLLEVISVDSQQAPALLKYVLQWPPTFCIKLNSEEEGRCKEPIPEHEFTLHGLMPADEEGNSIECYPGEDPNWDELFEPIEDELVTFWPSLREDFSERDLWEHEWRAHGACGGTTPQEYFNTAIEINNKPEQGNLFNYLETSGIIASDSLAYPKEDIFAAVQKVFDESTPLNIYLTCIPINPEITTHVYLSEITLCTNLDGTEYISCPSEAAPTSCPDEALIMLPHPQAQWPEDPPEDIWKTRMGRILRLNDLRLRLMLA, from the exons ATGAAGAAACtccccttctttcttcttctcatttTGCTACTTGAAGTAATTTCTGTTGATTCCCAGCAAGCTCCAGCACTTTTGAAGTACGTGCTTCAATGGCCACCTACTTTTTGTATAAAACTGAATTCTGAAGAAGAAGGCAGGTGCAAAGAACCAATTCCTGAACATGAATTCACACTCCATGGCCTCATGCCGGCAGATGAAGAAGGAAATAGCATTGAATGCTACCCCGGCGAAGACCCAAATTGGGATGAATTG TTTGAACCAATCGAAGATGAACTTGTAACATTCTGGCCATCACTTAGAGAAGACTTCAGTGAAAGGGACTTGTGGGAGCATGAGTGGCGCGCCCATGGAGCGTGTGGAGGAACAACACCACAAGAGTACTTCAACACAGCAATAGAGATCAACAACAAGCCTGAACAAGGTAACTTGTTCAATTACTTGGAAACAAgtgggattattgcaagcgataGCTTGGCTTATCCAAAAGAAGATATCTTTGCGGCTGTCCAAAAGGTCTTTGATGAAAGTACTC CCCTTAATATTTACCTCACATGTATTCCAATTAATCCAGAAATCACTACTCATGTTTACTTGAGTGAGATTACCTTGTGCACTAATTTGGATGGCACTGAATACATTTCATGTCCTTCAGAAGCTGCTCCTACAAGCTGCCCTGATGAAGCTCTGATTATGCTCCCTCATCCACAAGCTCAATG GCCTGAGGATCCACCTGAGGATATCTGGAAGACACGAATGGGACGTATCTTACGTTTGAACGATCTACGGCTTAGATTAATGCTGGcttag
- the LOC132040398 gene encoding ribonuclease S-4-like, which translates to MKMKNFSLLLLSLTLLFISACSQNIQQMQYVVRWPETYCNKDTTKVVCNQIPLKFTLVGFWGTDSNAQILKNCKDTGEHDWNKVFDTTMVNKLNPFWPSLTTQDPKDMWKEAWKTYGTCTIQRFTGPTQYFNGAARVAGEIKDLLQDHLIKSDGIVPCDSAVYKNVEILNSFKQVSKNKEVSFTCTNINSTHAYLNQVTFCRTNDAKHFTNCPTSVINRRCSVENIIVPRPSPPAPASSLQTLQRTGENLRPNSIWEVLRQLI; encoded by the exons ATGAAGATGAAGAATTTTTCACTCTTACTTCTCAGTCTCAcacttctttttatttctgcttgttcacaaaatatacaGCAAATGCAATATGTTGTTAGATGGCCAGAAACCTACTGTAATAAAGATACCACCAAAGTGGTATGTAATCAAATTCCTCTGAAATTCACTTTGGTTGGTTTTTGGGGAACAGATTCCAATGCACAAATTCTCAAAAACTGCAAAGATACAGGAGAACATGATTGGAACAAAGTG TTTGATACCACAATGGTAAATAAACTCAACCCATTTTGGCCATCTCTCACTACACAAGACCCCAAAGACATGTGGAAGGAAGCTTGGAAAACATATGGAACATGCACAATACAAAGGTTCACAGGTCCAACACAATATTTCAACGGGGCTGCAAGAGTGGCTGGAGAAATTAAAGATTTATTACAAGATCACTTAATAAAATCAGATGGAATTGTCCCTTGTGACTCTGCTGTTTACAAAAATGTTGAAATCTTGAACTCATTCAAGCAAGTTTCAAAGAACAAAGAAGTTTCCTTCACTTGCACAAACATTAACAGCACTCATGCTTACTTGAATCAAGTTACATTTTGCCGGACAAATGATGCAAAACATTTTACAAATTGTCCAACTTCTGTCATTAACAGACGTTGTTCTGTTGAAAACATTATTGTTCCTCGTCCTTCACCTCCTGCTCCAGCTTCATCCCTGCAG ACTCTTCAAAGGACTGGAGAAAACCTTCGACCCAATAGCATATGGGAGGTCCTTCGTcaactaatttaa